The Christiangramia flava JLT2011 genome has a segment encoding these proteins:
- a CDS encoding PorT family protein codes for MKEKKNIDRLFQEKFKDFEKSPQEDMWNRISEELDKKEKPSRALIIPLWLKVGSVAAILAIILSTVLLQQNSNTPEKTEPGIVYDEAESETNQEQPANEQAVPGEENNTQIGNIPGESGKSATGNHSSSLAEEHSENSEAVGNTSRQSTSSESRTGGTDNTSARTNQQIAAANTSEENSEKNERTQSADLTGSRVANTTTSTENFEKEKSSNMPEPGPEKKSGIIAEAQNSKNELIQDSIASEELLKEPESLIAENEEDPLPEEDLEEDLSEATKKKFQLSTFAAPIFYKNLGSGNELANQFSSNSKTSDVTVSVGMKLAYQVSKKIKIRTGVSKLSVNNNIEGIAFSPSALMNQVENISPSGSGDNINIINAPAPNRTGPASETNSSSFGSMYSLASNTIYNPGEIHQEFGFIEIPLELEYALVDKRFNLNLIGGASGLFLDDNRVSLVTETASTELGEASNINKTSFSTNVGIGLDYELNQNFSIGVEPIFKYQLNTFSNVNNVQPVNFGIYSGLSIRF; via the coding sequence ATGAAGGAAAAGAAGAACATAGACCGGTTATTCCAGGAGAAGTTCAAGGACTTTGAAAAGAGTCCTCAGGAGGATATGTGGAATAGGATTTCGGAAGAATTGGACAAGAAGGAAAAACCTTCCCGAGCGTTGATTATTCCGCTATGGTTAAAAGTAGGAAGCGTTGCCGCCATCCTGGCCATCATTCTTTCTACCGTGCTACTCCAGCAAAATAGCAACACCCCCGAAAAAACAGAACCGGGAATCGTTTACGACGAAGCGGAAAGCGAAACCAACCAGGAACAGCCAGCAAATGAACAAGCTGTTCCAGGTGAAGAAAACAATACCCAAATTGGGAATATTCCGGGTGAAAGTGGCAAATCGGCCACTGGGAACCATTCGTCAAGTCTGGCTGAGGAACATTCAGAAAATTCTGAAGCAGTTGGCAATACTTCCCGTCAATCCACTTCTTCGGAAAGCAGGACAGGCGGTACCGATAATACCAGCGCTCGTACTAATCAACAAATTGCGGCAGCGAATACTTCCGAAGAAAATTCAGAAAAAAACGAAAGAACCCAGAGTGCTGATCTTACCGGTTCGCGAGTGGCCAATACTACCACCAGTACAGAGAATTTTGAAAAAGAGAAATCCAGCAATATGCCGGAGCCTGGCCCGGAAAAAAAATCCGGCATCATTGCTGAAGCGCAAAATTCTAAAAATGAGCTGATCCAGGATTCGATCGCTTCCGAGGAATTGCTGAAGGAACCGGAAAGCCTGATTGCTGAAAATGAAGAAGACCCGTTACCGGAAGAGGACCTGGAAGAAGATCTTTCCGAAGCGACGAAAAAGAAATTTCAGCTTTCGACCTTCGCGGCTCCAATTTTCTATAAAAACCTTGGCTCTGGAAACGAGCTGGCCAACCAGTTCTCTTCTAATTCCAAAACTTCTGATGTGACCGTTTCCGTAGGAATGAAACTGGCATACCAGGTCTCGAAAAAGATCAAGATCAGGACCGGCGTGAGCAAACTGAGCGTAAATAATAATATTGAAGGAATCGCTTTTTCTCCATCGGCTTTAATGAACCAGGTCGAGAATATTTCACCTTCCGGTTCCGGCGATAATATCAACATCATTAATGCGCCAGCCCCGAACAGGACTGGCCCAGCAAGTGAGACAAACTCCAGTTCTTTTGGTTCGATGTATTCGTTAGCTTCCAATACGATCTACAATCCGGGAGAAATTCACCAGGAATTTGGCTTTATTGAAATTCCCCTGGAACTAGAATATGCCCTGGTGGACAAACGTTTTAATCTCAACCTTATTGGGGGTGCCAGTGGGCTCTTCCTGGATGACAACCGCGTGAGCCTTGTGACGGAAACCGCTTCGACGGAACTTGGAGAAGCCAGCAACATCAACAAAACGAGTTTTAGCACGAATGTGGGAATTGGACTGGATTATGAACTGAACCAGAATTTCAGCATTGGTGTAGAGCCTATTTTCAAGTATCAGCTCAACACGTTTTCCAACGTTAATAATGTACAACCGGTGAACTTTGGGATCTATTCAGGCCTCAGTATACGGTTTTAG